The following are encoded in a window of Flavobacteriales bacterium genomic DNA:
- a CDS encoding ABC transporter permease: protein MSTSRSATRLLLDEVGSIAYFTGRFFTNAFHPRFEWRELLRQCVSNGYRSLPLVGITAFIMGLVLTVQSRPTLARFGAESMLPAMVAISMVREIAPVITALICAGKVGSSMGAELGSMKVTEQIDAMEVSGTNPFRYLVVTRIWSTILTLPILVVLAMGIAIWSSWVGVNLKDVVSWDLFHRQVFESLEFSDLIPAFIKSYFFGLAIGVVGCYKGYHTLKGTEGVGQAAHSAVVVASLLIFILDLIAVQITDLMGIN, encoded by the coding sequence GTGTCCACCTCGCGTTCCGCCACCCGTCTCCTGCTCGATGAAGTGGGAAGCATCGCGTATTTCACGGGGCGCTTCTTCACCAATGCCTTCCACCCGCGCTTCGAGTGGCGCGAACTCCTTCGGCAATGCGTCAGCAACGGCTACCGTTCGCTGCCACTGGTGGGGATCACGGCCTTCATCATGGGTCTGGTGCTCACCGTGCAGAGCCGCCCCACCCTGGCGCGGTTCGGTGCCGAAAGCATGTTGCCGGCCATGGTGGCCATCAGCATGGTGCGCGAGATAGCCCCGGTGATCACCGCCTTGATCTGTGCCGGCAAGGTGGGCAGCAGCATGGGCGCCGAACTGGGCAGTATGAAGGTGACCGAGCAGATCGACGCCATGGAGGTGAGCGGCACCAACCCTTTCCGCTATCTGGTGGTCACGCGCATCTGGAGCACCATCCTCACCCTGCCCATCCTGGTGGTGCTGGCCATGGGCATCGCCATCTGGAGCAGCTGGGTGGGCGTGAACCTGAAGGACGTGGTGAGCTGGGACCTCTTCCACCGGCAGGTCTTCGAGTCGCTGGAGTTCTCGGATCTCATCCCGGCCTTCATCAAGAGCTACTTCTTCGGCCTGGCCATCGGCGTGGTGGGCTGCTACAAGGGCTACCACACCTTGAAGGGCACCGAGGGGGTGGGCCAGGCTGCGCACAGCGCGGTGGTGGTGGCCTCGCTGCTCATCTTCATCCTCGATCTGATCGCCGTGCAGATCACCGACCTGATGGGGATCAATTGA